In the Desulfobacterales bacterium genome, one interval contains:
- a CDS encoding cytochrome c biogenesis protein ResB encodes MKKNAVWRFFASVKLALFTFFVLAATSIIGTVIPQNSSSAEYLRYYGQSAGKLILLLDINDMYNSWWFVSLLILFSVNLIVCSIERLPNVWRMVVMDNLATDPARLRKMGARKLFVTPLTREAAVERLQVVLGKAGWRPRQRDLDGNNSLLFSQKSPWVRFGVYLVHLSVLIIFTGAIIGSFMGYKASVYIPEGGAVDYVYETGTGEPIPLGFTVRCDKFDIEYYDVRPKEYRSDLTILENGREVLKKRIIVNDPLDYKGLTFYQSSYDLQYDYIVSIKDQTTGQEKTFQLPPRRQVGWPGTDIQFGIVSDHPPNNKWGSFSLKIWYSDNKGPARTFVVDNSAPVRIERPDTSMLITAKGYERYSRTGLQVAKDPGVWYVYTGCTLMLLGLLVTFFLAHRRIWVHVSRHGEKTEVLVAGHSNKNKVGFENAFDSLVDQLQDDEQLQLSGKTS; translated from the coding sequence ATGAAAAAGAATGCAGTCTGGCGGTTTTTTGCATCGGTCAAGCTGGCCCTGTTCACCTTTTTTGTGCTGGCGGCCACCTCGATCATCGGCACGGTGATTCCCCAGAACAGCAGTTCAGCGGAGTACCTGCGTTATTACGGTCAGAGCGCCGGCAAGTTGATCCTGCTGCTCGATATCAACGACATGTACAACTCCTGGTGGTTTGTCTCCCTGCTGATCCTGTTCAGTGTCAACCTGATCGTCTGCAGTATCGAGCGGCTGCCCAATGTCTGGCGGATGGTGGTCATGGACAACCTGGCCACTGACCCGGCCCGGCTGCGCAAGATGGGGGCCCGCAAGCTGTTCGTCACCCCGCTGACCCGGGAGGCCGCGGTGGAGCGGCTGCAGGTGGTGCTGGGCAAGGCGGGCTGGCGGCCGCGGCAAAGGGATCTCGACGGGAACAACAGCCTGCTTTTTTCGCAGAAGAGTCCCTGGGTCCGGTTCGGGGTCTACCTGGTTCATCTCAGTGTATTGATCATCTTTACCGGGGCGATCATCGGTTCGTTCATGGGTTACAAGGCCAGCGTCTATATCCCGGAAGGGGGGGCGGTGGATTATGTCTATGAGACCGGCACCGGCGAGCCCATTCCCCTGGGTTTTACGGTGCGCTGCGATAAGTTTGATATCGAGTATTATGACGTGCGTCCCAAGGAGTACCGCTCCGATCTCACCATATTGGAAAACGGCCGGGAGGTTCTCAAGAAGAGGATTATCGTCAACGACCCCCTTGATTACAAGGGGCTCACCTTTTACCAGTCCAGCTATGATCTCCAGTATGACTACATCGTCTCGATCAAGGATCAGACCACTGGTCAGGAAAAGACCTTCCAGCTTCCGCCGCGCCGCCAGGTCGGCTGGCCCGGGACCGACATCCAGTTCGGGATAGTGAGCGACCATCCGCCCAACAACAAATGGGGCTCGTTCTCGCTTAAGATCTGGTATTCCGACAACAAGGGACCGGCCAGGACCTTTGTGGTTGACAACAGTGCCCCGGTCAGGATCGAACGTCCGGATACCAGCATGCTGATAACGGCCAAGGGCTATGAGCGCTACTCCCGCACCGGCCTCCAGGTTGCCAAGGACCCGGGGGTCTGGTATGTCTATACCGGGTGTACCCTGATGCTGCTCGGCCTGCTGGTCACCTTTTTTCTCGCCCATCGGCGGATCTGGGTCCATGTCAGCCGGCACGGGGAGAAAACAGAGGTGCTGGTCGCCGGCCACAGCAACAAGAACAAGGTGGGATTCGAGAATGCCTTTGACTCCCTGGTCGACCAACTGCAAGATGATGAACAGTTACAGCTAAGCGGGAAGACATCATGA
- a CDS encoding O-antigen ligase family protein codes for MVIIPGERAKVFSGLLCAVFLIVALFASRKEILHRHASAARVSIILVSLVILSGLFSITPASSSARGFVILTSALGGFWGARLLLNTRARLVFFQWFCLVILVGVMILTVAGIANSGKIYQYIDVHWHPVADRLILLSFAPLALITTGSRPLKYWGIFFLAACYIVLIMAGYFHGMESVIIFPPLCLVLAAAFRKWSFKELCILLIILALMFPVLSSHLKKHSTTYDKGFISIAYRIENIYFSWHLARLNPFLGIGLWAPRDTYLADYETKYPYASKETFTRWTHELRTSENSVLTFMADLGFPFIIIYSSAVILLLWKLVRAAIRKPPDMPYHPLVLLLPVVGAILHYQFFDGLFHPQISWFFHILLGLIPTAQGKHSVNPLLSGKGSSSTNGRSIEKGRLFINRLSSRNSLRRGGDSESISISCRSCFKFRFCRHGCGSGSATPFGIRKPLSRSNLKRTEFTETLLRK; via the coding sequence ATGGTGATAATTCCCGGCGAAAGGGCCAAGGTGTTCTCCGGTCTCTTGTGCGCCGTCTTTCTTATCGTTGCCCTGTTTGCCTCAAGAAAGGAAATCCTGCACCGGCATGCTTCCGCAGCCCGGGTTTCCATCATCCTGGTGTCTCTGGTGATTCTCAGCGGTTTGTTCAGCATAACCCCTGCCTCTTCATCGGCCAGGGGATTCGTTATCCTGACATCGGCATTGGGCGGCTTCTGGGGGGCCCGGCTCCTTCTCAACACCAGGGCCCGGCTGGTTTTTTTTCAGTGGTTCTGCCTGGTGATCCTGGTTGGTGTCATGATCCTGACCGTCGCCGGTATCGCTAACTCGGGAAAAATTTACCAATATATTGATGTTCACTGGCATCCGGTGGCCGACCGGCTCATTCTCCTCTCCTTTGCCCCGCTGGCCCTGATCACCACCGGCTCACGCCCGCTCAAATACTGGGGAATATTTTTTCTCGCCGCCTGCTATATCGTCCTGATCATGGCCGGTTATTTTCACGGCATGGAATCGGTAATCATTTTCCCACCGCTCTGCCTGGTGCTGGCAGCCGCTTTCAGGAAATGGTCGTTCAAGGAACTCTGTATCTTGCTCATCATACTGGCCCTCATGTTCCCGGTCCTCTCCAGTCACCTGAAGAAACACTCCACAACCTATGACAAGGGCTTCATTTCCATCGCTTACCGCATCGAAAACATTTATTTCTCCTGGCACTTAGCCCGGCTGAACCCTTTTCTCGGCATCGGCCTCTGGGCTCCCCGCGACACATATCTTGCCGATTACGAAACAAAATACCCCTATGCCTCAAAAGAGACCTTTACCCGCTGGACCCATGAGCTGAGGACTTCGGAAAACAGCGTGCTTACCTTCATGGCCGACCTCGGTTTTCCGTTTATTATTATTTACAGCAGTGCGGTCATTCTCCTGCTCTGGAAACTGGTGCGCGCGGCCATCCGAAAACCGCCGGATATGCCTTACCATCCCCTTGTCCTCCTCCTGCCTGTTGTCGGCGCAATTCTGCACTACCAGTTCTTCGATGGGCTGTTCCACCCGCAGATCAGTTGGTTTTTCCACATATTGCTAGGTTTGATACCAACTGCGCAAGGTAAACATTCAGTAAACCCCCTCCTGTCGGGAAAGGGGTCTTCTTCTACCAACGGCCGCTCCATTGAAAAGGGCCGGCTGTTCATAAACAGGCTATCAAGCAGGAACTCGCTTCGCCGCGGCGGCGATTCGGAATCCATAAGCATATCCTGCCGAAGTTGTTTCAAATTCCGCTTTTGCCGTCACGGCTGCGGCTCAGGGTCCGCTACACCGTTCGGTATAAGAAAACCCCTTTCCCGGTCCAACCTCAAACGTACGGAGTTTACCGAAACCTTACTGCGCAAGTGA
- a CDS encoding glycosyltransferase, translated as MTGGERVCEEVAELLGQPDIYCLLADQGKMSPVLQECRITTSFIQKIPLARQWYRYYAWLFPLAVESFDLREYDLVISSDANLVKGVVTRPETCHICYCHSPMRYAWSHYQDYLHGMGRGKKIITALLMHYLRSWDYGAAARVDYFIANSRVVRDRIRKYYRRDAKVIYPPCGVERFQVSDRSDDYYLCVSRLVGYKRIDLAVRAFKENGQRLVVAGAGPEMQRLKSMAGKNIEFAGWVSDRELALLYADCKALVFPGEEDFGIVVVEAQATGKPVIAYGRGGALETVLPGRTGLFFYEKTPAALNEAIERFERKPDFFDPQVIRRNANRFSRERFADELAQYIQWCLEDHSARSGGQGELMP; from the coding sequence ATGACCGGCGGTGAGCGGGTCTGCGAGGAGGTTGCCGAGCTGCTTGGTCAACCGGACATCTATTGTCTCCTTGCCGATCAAGGGAAAATGTCCCCGGTGTTGCAGGAGTGCCGGATCACCACCAGTTTTATCCAGAAGATCCCCTTAGCCCGGCAATGGTACCGATATTACGCCTGGCTGTTCCCGTTGGCAGTGGAGTCATTTGACCTGCGGGAATACGATCTGGTGATCAGCAGTGACGCCAACCTGGTCAAGGGGGTCGTCACCAGGCCGGAAACATGTCATATCTGTTACTGTCACAGCCCCATGCGTTATGCCTGGAGCCATTATCAGGATTATCTCCACGGGATGGGCCGTGGTAAAAAAATAATCACCGCGCTGCTGATGCATTACCTGAGGTCATGGGATTACGGCGCCGCAGCCCGGGTTGATTATTTTATTGCCAACTCACGGGTCGTAAGAGACCGGATACGGAAATATTACCGCCGGGACGCCAAGGTGATCTATCCTCCATGCGGTGTTGAACGTTTCCAGGTCTCCGACCGTTCCGACGACTATTATCTCTGCGTATCGAGACTGGTGGGATATAAACGGATAGACCTGGCGGTCCGCGCTTTCAAGGAAAACGGTCAACGGCTGGTGGTCGCCGGCGCCGGGCCCGAGATGCAGCGTCTGAAATCAATGGCCGGGAAAAATATCGAATTTGCCGGCTGGGTTTCCGACCGGGAACTGGCCTTGCTCTATGCCGACTGCAAGGCCCTGGTCTTTCCGGGGGAGGAGGACTTCGGCATCGTGGTGGTGGAGGCCCAGGCAACCGGCAAGCCGGTTATTGCATACGGCCGCGGCGGGGCTCTTGAGACCGTACTCCCCGGCCGGACCGGCCTGTTTTTTTATGAAAAGACTCCTGCCGCGTTGAATGAAGCCATTGAAAGGTTCGAGCGGAAGCCTGATTTTTTTGACCCCCAAGTCATCCGGCGGAACGCTAATCGTTTTTCCAGGGAGCGGTTTGCAGATGAATTGGCCCAATATATTCAATGGTGTCTGGAGGACCATAGCGCACGTTCTGGCGGTCAAGGGGAGTTGATGCCGTGA
- a CDS encoding sugar transferase codes for MAVKKIVVSQDREPEAFSAGQCVPGLKLKARAAAFWRSRGYLLAGLDVIVIFAGFIIAYYGRFYSILRSIQIPGVSYDIPPLTPYIKASLLIAAAWLFLLWRDGAYRNDFNLAVSLRKQLREIVATGCYAIVFLMVVSFMYRQLLLSRGVYILGFIISLLLLSLVRVCFQLVERHLSIRRVVVERVLVLGEGPRTESLVKRIQERDCSTRVVGRLHWPETAGHGQRPDGNPEDEWGDEIKRLHALTRFDKLLLVPDGKFLLNNPGQRETLMHILQFCEQKGIAFFMVPDVLDVAITRTEFGDFGGVPLIRLQDATQHMLYAVGKRIMDLAISSFVLVAGSPLWLLIAVLVKATSKGPAIYVQERVGANGRKFSMYKFRSMAEDAEERLADMVDFDDINEPVFKISNDPRVTPLGRFLRRTSLDEIPQLINVLRGEMSLVGPRPEEAGLVSKYNVWQMRRLKAKPGITGYQQVVSRGDPSLAKRIELDLYYLKHQGFWFDLFILLRTTVVVLRGDGLL; via the coding sequence GTGGCCGTTAAAAAGATTGTAGTTTCTCAGGACAGAGAACCGGAGGCTTTTTCTGCCGGGCAATGCGTTCCCGGTCTGAAATTGAAGGCCCGGGCCGCGGCGTTCTGGCGGTCACGGGGGTATCTGCTCGCCGGCCTTGACGTGATTGTTATTTTTGCCGGTTTCATCATTGCCTACTATGGCCGTTTTTATTCCATTCTCCGGTCGATCCAGATACCGGGCGTCTCTTATGATATTCCCCCCCTTACACCCTATATCAAGGCCAGCCTCCTTATTGCGGCGGCCTGGCTGTTCCTGCTCTGGCGGGACGGCGCCTACCGGAACGACTTCAACCTGGCTGTTTCGCTCAGAAAGCAACTGCGGGAAATAGTGGCCACCGGTTGTTATGCCATCGTATTCCTGATGGTTGTCTCGTTCATGTACCGGCAGCTGCTGCTGTCCAGGGGGGTCTATATCCTCGGTTTCATCATCTCGCTTTTGCTGCTTTCCCTGGTGCGGGTCTGTTTCCAGCTGGTGGAAAGGCATCTCAGTATTCGTCGGGTGGTGGTGGAGCGTGTCCTGGTCCTGGGAGAGGGGCCTCGGACCGAGTCCCTGGTGAAACGGATCCAGGAAAGGGATTGCAGCACCAGGGTGGTCGGCAGGCTCCACTGGCCGGAGACGGCGGGGCACGGGCAAAGGCCGGACGGTAATCCGGAAGACGAATGGGGCGATGAGATCAAACGGCTCCACGCCCTTACCCGGTTCGACAAACTCCTGCTGGTTCCGGACGGGAAGTTCCTGCTCAATAATCCCGGGCAACGGGAAACCCTGATGCATATCCTCCAGTTCTGCGAGCAAAAGGGGATTGCCTTTTTCATGGTCCCCGATGTCCTGGACGTTGCCATTACCCGGACGGAATTCGGTGACTTCGGCGGGGTGCCGCTCATCCGCCTGCAGGACGCGACCCAGCATATGCTCTATGCGGTGGGAAAGCGGATAATGGATCTGGCCATTTCATCGTTTGTTCTGGTTGCCGGGAGCCCGCTCTGGCTCCTTATCGCTGTTCTGGTCAAGGCTACCAGCAAGGGGCCGGCAATTTATGTCCAGGAACGGGTCGGCGCCAACGGCAGGAAGTTTTCCATGTATAAGTTCCGGTCCATGGCCGAGGATGCCGAAGAACGGCTGGCGGACATGGTTGATTTCGATGATATCAACGAGCCGGTATTCAAAATAAGCAATGACCCGCGGGTCACTCCCCTTGGCAGGTTTCTGCGACGTACCAGCCTGGACGAGATACCACAACTCATTAATGTCTTAAGGGGCGAGATGAGCCTGGTCGGGCCCCGTCCCGAAGAGGCGGGCCTGGTCTCCAAGTATAATGTCTGGCAGATGCGCCGCCTGAAGGCAAAACCAGGTATCACCGGCTACCAGCAGGTGGTGAGCCGGGGTGACCCTTCCCTGGCAAAGCGCATTGAGCTTGATCTATATTATCTCAAACACCAGGGCTTCTGGTTTGACCTGTTCATCCTGCTTAGAACCACGGTGGTGGTTCTAAGGGGAGATGGCCTGCTGTAA
- the ccsB gene encoding c-type cytochrome biogenesis protein CcsB, translating to MTSSQLLGLGTFAYLGAAVLYLALFIFRAQKQLGLIATLATIVGVLLLSGGIGLRWVESYQLHPGSGHAPLSNMYESLVFFAWVIGVLYLVIEFKFKNKSIGAFAMPFAFLSMAFASFSFDARAQAIEPLVPALQSNWLLFHVVTCFIGYAAFAVACGLGIMYLCRNSLGRNAPETSIWNSLPALKVIDDLTHKTILFGFLWLTAGIITGAVWANSAWGTYWSWDPKETWSLITWFVYAAALHARFTRGWGGTRIAWIAIIGFVAVVFTYYGVNYLLSGLHSYGGP from the coding sequence ATGACAAGTTCGCAACTATTAGGGTTGGGCACCTTTGCCTACCTGGGGGCCGCGGTCCTCTATCTGGCCCTCTTTATCTTCCGGGCCCAGAAGCAGCTGGGACTGATCGCCACCCTGGCCACCATTGTCGGGGTGCTCCTCCTCTCCGGCGGCATCGGCCTGCGCTGGGTGGAGTCCTATCAACTGCACCCTGGCTCCGGTCATGCGCCGCTCTCCAACATGTATGAATCGCTGGTCTTTTTTGCCTGGGTGATCGGGGTCCTGTACCTGGTGATCGAGTTCAAGTTCAAGAACAAGAGCATCGGTGCCTTTGCCATGCCCTTTGCCTTTCTGAGCATGGCCTTTGCCTCATTCAGTTTCGATGCCCGGGCCCAGGCCATTGAACCGCTGGTTCCGGCCCTGCAGAGCAACTGGCTGCTCTTCCATGTGGTTACCTGTTTCATCGGTTATGCCGCCTTTGCGGTGGCCTGCGGCCTGGGGATCATGTATCTCTGCCGGAACAGTCTGGGCAGGAACGCCCCCGAGACCAGCATCTGGAACTCTCTGCCGGCCCTTAAGGTGATCGACGACCTGACCCACAAGACCATCCTCTTCGGTTTTCTCTGGCTCACCGCCGGGATCATCACCGGCGCGGTCTGGGCCAACTCGGCCTGGGGCACCTACTGGAGCTGGGATCCCAAGGAGACCTGGTCGCTGATCACCTGGTTTGTCTACGCCGCGGCCCTCCATGCCCGTTTCACCCGCGGCTGGGGCGGCACCCGGATCGCCTGGATCGCGATCATCGGTTTTGTTGCCGTGGTTTTTACCTACTACGGGGTCAACTACCTGCTCTCCGGCCTGCACAGCTACGGCGGGCCGTAA
- a CDS encoding SPASM domain-containing protein has translation MPRRSRLQHDIILKHALRLARHPRIAARLIPLEVEKSFFNLLHPRRANGKAGKIRQVSIRITDICNLRCHTCGQWGDSGFLHGQDLQKLKREEVAPERYLEIFNDLVAHGHHPNVYFWGGEPTLYQGTLDLIEGAAAMGLPVSIATNGTRTASMADRLVQAPLFLLQTSIDGHCAELHNSIRPAVGNGNGFADIQAGLTAVHKARKRHKRNLPIIASLTVVSQPNIEHLVDIYEAFRDKVDLFIFYLSWWIDPARAQAHEEDFSRRFGFPPVRHHGWIGNWRPDNYKLLDRQLKTLLARSSSWDSPPVSIIPNVTGEENLTTYYTDHQADFGFEQCISIFQAVEINSNGDLSPCRDYHDYVVGNIKNRTITELWNSEEYRKFRRSLVIEGLMPVCTRCCGLMGY, from the coding sequence ATGCCCAGAAGAAGCCGCCTACAACATGATATAATCCTCAAACACGCCCTCAGGCTTGCCAGACATCCGCGTATTGCCGCCCGGCTGATTCCCCTGGAGGTAGAGAAATCTTTTTTCAATCTTCTCCATCCCCGGCGAGCAAACGGCAAGGCCGGTAAAATTCGTCAGGTCAGCATCCGGATAACCGACATTTGCAACCTGCGTTGCCACACCTGCGGCCAGTGGGGCGACAGCGGTTTCCTGCATGGACAGGATTTACAGAAATTAAAAAGGGAGGAGGTCGCCCCGGAACGCTACCTCGAGATTTTCAACGACCTGGTGGCCCATGGCCACCATCCCAATGTGTATTTCTGGGGCGGAGAGCCCACCCTGTACCAGGGGACCCTTGACTTGATTGAGGGCGCGGCCGCCATGGGATTGCCCGTTTCCATCGCCACCAACGGCACCCGTACCGCATCAATGGCCGACCGTCTTGTCCAGGCCCCGCTCTTTTTACTGCAGACGTCCATTGACGGCCATTGTGCTGAGCTGCACAACAGCATCCGGCCGGCGGTCGGCAACGGCAACGGCTTTGCCGATATTCAGGCCGGGTTGACGGCCGTACACAAGGCCCGGAAACGCCACAAGCGCAACCTGCCGATAATAGCCTCTCTTACCGTGGTATCACAGCCCAACATCGAACACCTGGTCGACATCTACGAAGCTTTTCGTGACAAGGTGGACCTGTTCATCTTTTATCTCTCCTGGTGGATCGATCCGGCAAGGGCCCAGGCCCATGAAGAAGATTTTTCCAGACGGTTCGGCTTTCCGCCGGTCAGGCATCACGGCTGGATCGGCAACTGGAGGCCGGACAACTATAAACTCCTGGACCGGCAGTTGAAGACCCTGCTCGCCCGTTCCAGTTCATGGGACTCTCCACCGGTATCGATCATTCCCAACGTTACCGGTGAAGAAAACCTTACCACCTACTACACGGACCACCAGGCCGACTTCGGCTTTGAGCAGTGCATTTCCATCTTTCAGGCCGTGGAGATCAACAGTAACGGTGATCTGTCCCCCTGCCGTGACTATCATGATTACGTGGTGGGTAATATTAAAAACCGGACCATTACCGAGTTATGGAACTCGGAGGAGTACCGAAAGTTCCGGCGCAGCCTTGTCATTGAGGGACTAATGCCGGTCTGCACCCGCTGTTGCGGGCTGATGGGATATTGA
- the rpmB gene encoding 50S ribosomal protein L28 yields MSKVCDICGKGPATGNNVSHAHNKTRRRWLPNLQKVRTVTRGGATTHVRACTRCIRSGAVVKPA; encoded by the coding sequence ATGTCTAAAGTATGTGATATCTGCGGAAAAGGTCCTGCCACCGGCAACAATGTCAGCCATGCCCATAACAAGACCCGCCGCCGCTGGCTGCCCAACCTGCAGAAAGTCCGCACCGTGACCAGGGGCGGCGCCACCACCCATGTCCGGGCCTGCACCCGCTGCATCCGCTCCGGCGCGGTGGTCAAACCAGCGTGA